In a single window of the Mesoplodon densirostris isolate mMesDen1 chromosome 16, mMesDen1 primary haplotype, whole genome shotgun sequence genome:
- the EPHB4 gene encoding ephrin type-B receptor 4, producing MELRALLCWASLVAALEETLLNTKLETADLKWVTFPQVEGQWEELSGLDEEQHSVRTYEVCDVQRAPGLAHWLRTGWVPRRGAVHVYATLRFTMLECLSLPRAGRSCKETFTVFYFESDADTATAHTPAWMENPYIKVDTVAAEHLTRKRPGAEATGKVNVKTLRLGPLTKAGFYLAFQDQGACMALLSLHLFYKKCAQLTVNLTCFPETVPRELVVPVAGSCVADAVPAPGPSPSLYCREDGQWAEQPVTGCSCAPGFEAAEGNTRCRACAQGTFKPLSGEGSCQPCPANSHSNTIGSPVCQCRIGYFRARTDPRGAPCTTPPSAPRSVVPRLNGSSLRLEWSAPLESGGREDLTYALRCRECRPGGSCTPCGGDLTFDPGPRDLVEPWVAIRGLRPDFTYTFEVTAVNGVSSLASGPVPFEAVNVTTDREVPPPVSDIRVTRSSPSSLSLAWAVPRAPSGAVLDYEVKYHEKGAEGPSSVRFLKTSENRAELRGLKRGASYLVQVRARSEAGYGPFGQEHHSQTQLDEHESWREQLALIAGTAVVGVVLVLVVIVIAVLCLRKQSNGREAEYSDKHGQYLIGHGTKVYIDPFTYEDPNEAVREFAKEIDVSYVKIEEVIGAGEFGEVCRGRLKAPGKKESCVAIKTLKGGYTERQRREFLSEASIMGQFEHPNIIRLEGVVTNSVPVMILTEFMENGALDSFLRLNDGQFTVIQLVGMLRGIASGMRYLAEMSYVHRDLAARNILVNSNLVCKVSDFGLSRFLEENSSDPTYTSSLGGKIPIRWTAPEAIAFRKFTSASDAWSYGIVMWEVMSFGERPYWDMSNQDVINAIEQDYRLPPPPDCPTSLHQLMLDCWQKDRNARPRFPQVVSALDKMIRNPASLKIVARENGGASHPLLDQRQPHYSAFGSVGEWLRAIKMGRYEESFAAAGFGSFELVSQISTEDLLRIGVTLAGHQKKILASVQHMKSQAKPGASGGSGAPAPQY from the exons ATGGAGCTCCGGGCTCTGCTCTGCTGGGCTTCGCTTGTAGCCGCTTTAGAAG aGACCCTACTGAACACAAAATTGGAAACTGCCGATCTGAAGTGGGTGACATTCCCTCAGGTGGAGGGACAG TGGGAGGAGCTGAGCGGCCTGGATGAGGAGCAGCACAGTGTCCGGACCTACGAGGTGTGTGACGTGCAGCGCGCCCCGGGCCTGGCCCACTGGCTGCGCACGGGCTGGGTGCCCCGCCGGGGCGCCGTGCACGTGTACGCCACGCTGCGCTTCACCATGCTGGAGTGCCTCTCCCTGCCACGGGCTGGCCGCTCCTGCAAGGAGACCTTCACTGTCTTCTACTTTGAGAGCGACGCGGACACGGCCACAGCCCACACGCCAGCCTGGATGGAGAACCCCTACATCAAG GTGGACACAGTGGCTGCTGAGCACCTGACCCGGAAGCGCCCCGGGGCCGAGGCCACCGGGAAGGTGAACGTCAAGACACTGCGTCTGGGCCCGCTCACCAAGGCCGGCTTCTATCTggccttccaggaccagggcgCCTGCATGGCCCTGCTGTCCCTTCACCTCTTCTATAAGAAGTGCGCCCAGCTGACTGTGAACCTCACCTGCTTCCCGGAGACCGTGCCTCGTGAGCTGGTGGTGCCCGTGGCGGGGAGCTGCGTGGCCGATGCCGTGCCCGCCCCTGGTCCCAGCCCGAGCCTCTACTGCCGGGAGGATGGCCAGTGGGCTGAGCAGCCGGTCACGGGCTGCAGCTGCGCTCCAGGGTTTGAGGCCGCCGAGGGGAATACCAGGTGCCGAG CCTGTGCTCAGGGCACCTTCAAGCCCCTATCTGGGGAGGGGTCCTGCCAGCCGTGCCCAGCCAACAGCCACTCCAACACCATTGGCTCACCCGTCTGCCAGTGTCGCATCGGGTACTTCCGGGCCCGCACAGACCCCCGAGGTGCACCCTGTACCA CCCCTCCGTCCGCCCCGAGAAGCGTGGTTCCCCGCCTGAACGGCTCCTCCCTTCGTCTGGAATGGAGCGCCCCCCTCGAGTCGGGAGGCCGAGAGGACCTCACATATGCGCTCCGGTGCCGGGAGTGCCGCCCCGGCGGCTCCTGCACGCCCTGCGGGGGAGACCTGACCTTCGACCCCGGCCCCCGGGACCTGGTGGAGCCCTGGGTGGCCATTCGTGGGTTGCGTCCTGACTTCACCTATACCTTCGAGGTCACCGCCGTGAACGGGGTGTCCTCCTTAGCCAGCGGGCCAGTTCCATTTGAGGCTGTGAATGTCACCACTGACCGTGAGG TGCCGCCCCCAGTGTCCGACATCAGGGTGACTCGGTCATCACCCAGCAGCTTGAGCCTGGCATGGGCTGTTCCCCGGGCACCCAGCGGGGCAGTGCTGGACTACGAGGTCAAGTATCATGAGAAG GGCGCAGAGGGCCCCAGCAGTGTGCGGTTCCTGAAGACATCGGAGAACCGGGCAGAGCTGCGGGGACTGAAGCGGGGAGCCAGCTACCTGGTCCAGGTGCGGGCGCGCTCCGAGGCTGGCTACGGGCCCTTCGGCCAGGAGCACCACAGCCAGACCCAGCTGGACG AGCATGAGAGCTGGCGGGAGCAGCTGGCCCTGATTGCTGGCACGGCGGTCGTGGGCGTGGTGCTGGTCCTCGTGGTCATCGTCATCGCTGTCCTTTGCCTCAG GAAGCAGAGCAACGGGAGAGAAGCTGAATACTCAGACAAACACGGACAGTATCTCATTGGGCACG GTACTAAGGTCTACATTGACCCcttcacttatgaagaccctaaTGAGGCTGTGAGGGAATTTGCAAAAGAGATCGATGTCTCCTATGTCAAGATTGAAGAGGTGATTGGCGCAG GCGAGTTTGGGGAGGTGTGCCGGGGGCGCCTGAAGGCCCCCGGGAAGAAGGAGAGCTGCGTGGCCATCAAGACCCTGAAGGGCGGCTACACGGAGCGGCAGCGGCGGGAGTTCCTGAGCGAGGCCTCCATCATGGGCCAGTTCGAGCACCCCAACATCATCCGCCTGGAGGGCGTGGTCACCAACAGCGTGCCCGTCATGATTCTCACCGAGTTCATGGAGAACGGCGCCCTGGACTCCTTCCTGAGG CTGAACGACGGCCAGTTCACCGTCATCCAGCTCGTGGGCATGTTACGGGGCATCGCTTCGGGCATGCGGTACCTTGCTGAGATGAGCTACGTCCACCGAGACCTGGCTGCCCGCAACATCCTGGTCAACAGCAACCTTGTCTGCAAAGTTTCAGACTTTGGCCTCTCCCGCTTCCTGGAGGAGAACTCTTCTGATCCCACCTACACGAGCTCTCTG GGAGGAAAGATTCCCATCCGATGGACAGCCCCTGAGGCCATTGCGTTCCGGAAGTTCACATCTGCCAGTGATGCCTGGAGCTATGGGATTGTGATGTGGGAGGTCATGTCATTTGGGGAACGGCCATACTGGGATATGAGCAATCAGGAT GTGATCAATGCCATTGAACAGGACTACCGGTTGCCCCCGCCCCCAGACTGCCCCACCTCCCTGCATCAGCTTATGCTGGACTGTTGGCAGAAAGACCGGAACGCACGGCCCCGCTTCCCCCAGGTGGTCAGTGCCCTCGACAAGATGATCCGGAACCCTGCCAGCCTCAAAATCGTGGCCCGCGAGAATGGCGG GGCCTCGCACCCACTCCTGGATCAGCGGCAGCCTCACTATTCAGCTTTTGGCTCTGTGGGTGAGTGGCTTCGAGCCATCAAGATGGGAAGATACGAAGAAAGTTTTGCAGCCGCTGGGTTTGGCTCCTTCGAGCTGGTCAGCCAGATCTCCACTGA GGACCTGCTCCGAATCGGAGTCACTCTGGCGGGGCATCAGAAAAAAATCCTGGCCAGTGTCCAGCACATGAAGTCCCAGGCCaagcctggagcctcaggaggGTCGGGAGCACCAGCGCCCCAGTACTGA